A genomic region of Yoonia rosea contains the following coding sequences:
- the rplR gene encoding 50S ribosomal protein L18 — MANSKRQLFLKRRMRVRNKLRSVTANQGRARLSVHRSNKNISAQLIDDVNGVTLASASSLEKDLGVVGKNNIEAAAKVGAAIAERAKKAGVEVAYFDRGGFLFHGKIKALAEAAREGGLKI; from the coding sequence ATGGCAAACAGCAAGAGACAACTGTTTCTGAAGCGCCGCATGCGCGTTCGGAACAAACTTCGCAGCGTCACAGCCAACCAAGGCCGTGCACGTCTGTCGGTACACCGCTCGAACAAAAACATCAGCGCCCAGCTGATCGACGACGTCAACGGCGTAACACTCGCCTCAGCGTCTTCGCTCGAAAAGGACCTTGGTGTCGTTGGCAAGAACAACATCGAAGCCGCTGCGAAAGTGGGCGCTGCAATTGCAGAGCGCGCGAAGAAGGCCGGTGTCGAGGTTGCTTACTTCGACCGTGGCGGTTTCCTCTTTCACGGCAAGATCAAGGCTTTGGCCGAGGCAGCCCGTGAAGGTGGTCTGAAGATCTAA
- the rpsE gene encoding 30S ribosomal protein S5: MAERENRGRGRNREEQAPEFADRLVAINRVSKTVKGGKRFGFAALVVVGDQKGRVGFGKGKAKEVPEAIRKATEQAKRQMIRVALRDGRTLHHDIEGRHGAGKVVMRTAPVGTGIIAGGPMRAVFEMLGVQDVVSKSIGSQNPYNMIRATMNGLSKEQSPRNVAQRRGKKVADILPKRDEAPAAEAPAEADA, encoded by the coding sequence ATGGCAGAACGTGAAAACCGCGGCCGCGGCCGCAACCGTGAAGAGCAAGCCCCAGAGTTTGCGGACCGTCTGGTCGCAATCAACCGGGTCTCGAAAACAGTTAAAGGCGGTAAGCGCTTTGGCTTCGCAGCACTTGTTGTTGTTGGCGACCAAAAAGGTCGTGTCGGCTTTGGCAAAGGGAAAGCCAAGGAAGTTCCTGAGGCGATCCGTAAAGCCACCGAGCAAGCCAAGCGCCAGATGATCCGCGTTGCACTGCGCGATGGCCGTACGCTGCACCACGATATCGAGGGCCGTCACGGCGCTGGTAAAGTCGTGATGCGCACAGCCCCAGTGGGTACCGGTATCATCGCCGGTGGTCCAATGCGTGCCGTGTTCGAAATGTTGGGTGTGCAGGATGTTGTATCCAAGTCGATCGGTTCGCAGAACCCTTACAACATGATCCGTGCCACCATGAACGGTCTGAGCAAAGAGCAATCCCCACGCAACGTCGCCCAGCGTCGTGGTAAGAAGGTTGCTGATATTCTGCCCAAGCGTGACGAAGCCCCAGCGGCCGAAGCACCTGCTGAAGCTGACGCGTAA
- the rpmD gene encoding 50S ribosomal protein L30, whose product MAKTIVVKQIGSPIRRPEKQRATLIGLGLNKMNRTKELEDTPSVRGMVNSIPHLVEIIEERG is encoded by the coding sequence ATGGCTAAAACAATCGTCGTCAAGCAGATCGGCTCCCCGATCCGCCGCCCCGAAAAGCAGCGCGCAACGCTGATCGGCCTGGGCCTGAACAAAATGAACCGCACCAAAGAGCTGGAAGATACACCTTCCGTGCGTGGTATGGTGAACTCTATCCCTCACCTCGTCGAGATCATCGAAGAGCGCGGATAA
- a CDS encoding DUF1127 domain-containing protein: MSITTNTFAPAQIGARISARISAQLAALKEARAQKAVYYKVRTQLNRMSDRELADIGTNRLLIDDLAREAAFGTAER; encoded by the coding sequence ATGTCTATTACGACCAATACATTCGCCCCCGCCCAAATCGGTGCGCGTATATCCGCACGCATCTCTGCCCAACTGGCCGCTTTGAAAGAGGCGCGCGCGCAAAAGGCGGTTTACTACAAAGTCAGAACCCAATTGAACCGCATGTCAGACCGCGAGTTGGCCGATATCGGCACGAACCGTCTCCTGATCGACGATCTGGCACGCGAAGCGGCTTTTGGCACAGCGGAACGGTGA
- the rplO gene encoding 50S ribosomal protein L15 produces the protein MKLNELSDNPGATKGKKRIGRGPGSGKGKTGGRGIKGQKSRSGVAIKGYEGGQMPLYQRLPKRGFNKPNRKSFAVINLGLIQKFIDEGKIDVKADITEDALIASGLVRRKKDGIRVLAKGDFKAKATIAVTGASKGAVEAVEKAGGTLTVTAPAAAE, from the coding sequence ATGAAACTGAACGAACTCTCAGACAACCCAGGCGCCACCAAAGGCAAAAAGCGTATTGGCCGTGGTCCAGGTTCCGGCAAAGGTAAGACCGGTGGCCGTGGTATTAAAGGTCAAAAATCGCGTTCCGGCGTAGCCATCAAAGGCTATGAGGGCGGCCAGATGCCACTCTACCAGCGTCTGCCAAAGCGTGGCTTCAACAAGCCGAACCGCAAGTCTTTCGCTGTGATCAACCTTGGTTTGATCCAGAAATTCATAGACGAAGGCAAGATCGACGTCAAAGCAGACATCACCGAAGATGCCCTGATCGCGTCCGGTCTGGTGCGTCGCAAGAAGGACGGTATCCGCGTTCTTGCCAAAGGCGATTTCAAAGCCAAAGCAACGATTGCTGTCACCGGTGCCTCCAAGGGCGCTGTTGAGGCGGTTGAAAAGGCTGGCGGCACATTGACCGTCACAGCACCGGCCGCGGCTGAGTAA
- the secY gene encoding preprotein translocase subunit SecY has product MASAAEQMAANVSWSAFGKATELRQRILFTIGLLIIYRLGTFIPVPGIDGIALQQFMEDAQSGIGGILSMFTGGALSRMAIFTLGIMPYISASIVMQLLGSMWEPLKNLKKEGEQGRRKLNQYTRYFTVILATAQAYGLAVSLEAGGLAADPGLFFQASTVITIVGGCMFLMWLGEQITARGIGNGISLIIFVGIIAEIPAALAQFLSQGRSGAISPLVIIGIILMLIVVLTFVVFMERSLRKIHIQYPRQQRGMKVYDGSTSHLPIKVNPAGVIPAIFASALLLLPTTISTFSGGSSGPLMSTILALFGPGQPLYLIFFGGMIIFFTYFYTREVAFKTEDVAENLKNQNGFVPGIRPGKKTEEYLDYVVTRILVLGSGYLALVALLPEIIRAELSIPFYFGGTSILIIVSVGMDTIQQIQSHLVAHQYEGLIEKSQLRGKRSAKRKGPSRR; this is encoded by the coding sequence ATGGCTTCTGCAGCAGAGCAAATGGCAGCCAACGTCAGTTGGAGCGCCTTCGGCAAAGCAACTGAACTGCGTCAGCGCATCCTGTTTACGATTGGTTTGCTGATTATCTACCGTCTTGGCACCTTCATTCCGGTTCCCGGCATTGACGGTATTGCCTTGCAGCAGTTCATGGAAGACGCGCAGTCGGGCATTGGTGGCATCCTGTCGATGTTCACCGGTGGTGCCCTGTCGCGCATGGCGATCTTTACGCTCGGCATTATGCCCTACATCTCTGCCTCGATCGTGATGCAGCTTTTGGGATCCATGTGGGAGCCGCTCAAGAACCTCAAGAAAGAGGGGGAGCAGGGGCGCCGCAAGCTGAACCAATATACCCGTTACTTCACCGTCATTCTGGCCACGGCACAGGCGTACGGCCTTGCTGTCAGCCTTGAAGCGGGCGGTCTTGCGGCTGATCCGGGCCTGTTTTTCCAGGCTTCGACTGTCATCACCATCGTTGGTGGCTGTATGTTCCTGATGTGGCTGGGTGAGCAGATCACGGCACGCGGTATCGGCAACGGTATCTCTTTGATCATCTTCGTTGGCATTATTGCCGAAATCCCTGCAGCACTTGCGCAGTTCCTGTCGCAGGGCCGGTCCGGCGCGATCAGCCCGCTGGTCATCATCGGGATTATCCTGATGCTGATCGTGGTTCTGACCTTTGTTGTTTTCATGGAACGGTCACTGCGCAAGATCCACATCCAGTACCCGCGCCAGCAGCGCGGCATGAAGGTTTATGACGGCTCCACCAGCCACCTGCCGATCAAGGTGAACCCCGCAGGTGTCATCCCTGCGATTTTTGCCTCTGCCTTGCTCTTGCTGCCAACGACGATCAGTACATTCAGCGGCGGATCATCCGGCCCCTTGATGTCGACCATTCTGGCGCTCTTTGGTCCTGGCCAGCCGCTCTATCTGATCTTCTTTGGCGGCATGATCATTTTCTTCACGTATTTCTACACCCGTGAAGTTGCCTTCAAGACCGAAGACGTCGCCGAGAACCTGAAAAACCAGAACGGCTTTGTGCCCGGCATTCGCCCCGGCAAGAAGACCGAGGAATATCTCGACTACGTCGTCACGCGAATTCTTGTGCTGGGCTCGGGGTATCTGGCGCTTGTGGCGCTATTGCCCGAGATTATCCGCGCCGAACTGTCGATCCCGTTCTACTTTGGCGGCACATCAATCCTGATTATTGTGTCTGTGGGTATGGACACGATCCAGCAAATCCAGTCACACTTGGTGGCACATCAATACGAAGGCCTGATTGAGAAGTCTCAATTGCGTGGCAAGCGTAGCGCAAAACGTAAAGGGCCATCACGCCGATGA
- a CDS encoding adenylate kinase, producing the protein MNIILLGPPGAGKGTQARKLVEERNMVQLSTGDMLRAARTSGTEMGKTVAAVMDRGDLVTDEIVIGLIREQLESDDGKGGYIFDGFPRTLAQADALGNLLVEMGENLDCVIEMQVDDEALVDRITARSTCADCGEVYNDNTKPIPANGKCGKCGGTNFQRRADDNADSLRTRLMAYYKQTSPLVGYYYAKGDLKSVDGLASMDDVATSIASALRQSEKN; encoded by the coding sequence ATGAATATCATTCTGCTGGGACCGCCGGGGGCGGGTAAGGGAACACAGGCACGCAAGCTTGTTGAAGAACGCAACATGGTGCAGCTCAGCACTGGCGATATGCTGCGCGCCGCCCGCACCAGCGGAACCGAAATGGGCAAGACTGTTGCGGCCGTTATGGACCGTGGTGATCTTGTGACTGATGAGATCGTGATCGGGCTTATCCGCGAACAGCTTGAAAGTGACGACGGCAAGGGCGGATATATCTTTGACGGCTTTCCGCGCACATTGGCGCAGGCTGATGCGTTGGGAAATCTCCTGGTCGAGATGGGTGAGAACCTTGACTGCGTGATCGAGATGCAAGTCGACGATGAGGCGCTTGTTGATCGCATCACCGCACGCTCGACCTGTGCTGATTGTGGTGAAGTCTATAATGACAATACCAAGCCGATCCCGGCGAATGGTAAATGCGGCAAGTGTGGCGGCACAAATTTCCAGCGCCGTGCCGATGACAACGCGGACAGCCTGCGGACCCGTTTGATGGCCTATTACAAGCAAACGAGCCCGTTGGTCGGTTACTACTATGCCAAGGGTGATCTGAAATCTGTGGATGGTCTGGCCAGCATGGATGACGTCGCCACCAGCATCGCTTCCGCGCTGCGGCAAAGCGAAAAAAACTGA
- the rpsM gene encoding 30S ribosomal protein S13, producing the protein MARIAGVNIPTAKRVPIALTYITGIGSAKAEEICAATNIDLARRVNQLSDAEVLSIREYIDANLTVEGDLRRETQMNIKRLMDLGCYRGLRHRRNLPVRGQRTSTNARTRKGPAKAIAGKKK; encoded by the coding sequence GTGGCACGTATTGCCGGCGTAAACATCCCGACTGCAAAGCGGGTTCCAATCGCCCTTACTTATATCACCGGTATTGGTTCTGCCAAAGCCGAAGAAATCTGCGCAGCGACCAACATTGATCTCGCGCGTCGTGTAAACCAGCTTTCTGACGCAGAAGTGCTGTCGATCCGTGAATACATCGACGCGAACCTGACAGTGGAAGGTGACCTGCGTCGCGAGACACAGATGAACATCAAGCGTCTGATGGACCTTGGTTGCTACCGTGGCCTGCGCCACCGTCGTAACCTGCCGGTTCGTGGTCAGCGTACTTCGACAAACGCACGTACACGCAAGGGTCCTGCAAAGGCCATTGCTGGTAAGAAGAAATAA
- the rpsK gene encoding 30S ribosomal protein S11 produces the protein MARDTKRTKKKVSKNIAAGVAHVNSSFNNTKILISDVQGNAISWSSAGTMGFKGSRKSTPYAAQMAAEDAGKKAQDHGVKTLEVEVQGPGSGRESALRALAAVGFNITSIRDVTPMAHNGCRPPKRRRV, from the coding sequence ATGGCACGTGATACAAAACGCACCAAGAAGAAGGTTTCCAAGAACATCGCAGCCGGTGTTGCGCATGTGAACTCTTCTTTCAACAACACAAAGATCCTGATCTCCGACGTGCAGGGCAACGCCATTTCATGGTCGTCTGCTGGCACGATGGGTTTCAAAGGTTCGCGGAAATCCACACCCTACGCGGCTCAAATGGCTGCTGAGGATGCAGGCAAGAAAGCACAAGATCACGGCGTGAAAACGCTGGAAGTCGAAGTGCAGGGTCCTGGTTCCGGTCGTGAATCTGCGCTTCGCGCATTGGCCGCAGTTGGTTTCAACATCACATCGATCCGTGACGTGACCCCAATGGCCCACAACGGTTGCCGCCCACCAAAGCGTCGCCGCGTCTAA
- a CDS encoding DNA-directed RNA polymerase subunit alpha → MIHKNWAELIKPTQLEVKPGNDPARQATVIAEPLERGFGLTLGNALRRILMSSLQGAAITAVQIDNVLHEFSSVSGVREDVTDIVLNLKGVAIRMEVEGPKRLSVQAKGPGVVTAADISETAGIEILNKDHVICHLDEGADLYMELTVNTGKGYVAADKNKPEDAPIGMMAVDAIYSPVKKVSYDVQPTREGQVLDYDKLTMKVETDGSLTPDDAVAYAARILQDQLSIFVNFDEPESATAGADDDGLEFNPLLLKKVDELELSVRSANCLKNDNIVYIGDLIQKTEAEMLRTPNFGRKSLNEIKEVLSGMGLHLGMDVEDWPPDNIEDLAKKFEDQF, encoded by the coding sequence ATGATCCACAAAAACTGGGCTGAGTTGATTAAGCCGACTCAATTAGAAGTTAAGCCGGGCAACGATCCTGCGCGTCAGGCCACGGTCATTGCAGAACCACTCGAGCGTGGCTTTGGTTTGACATTGGGCAACGCCCTGCGCCGTATTTTGATGAGCTCCCTTCAGGGTGCTGCCATTACTGCCGTTCAGATTGACAACGTTCTGCACGAGTTCTCAAGCGTTTCCGGTGTGCGTGAAGACGTCACCGACATCGTGTTGAACCTCAAAGGTGTTGCGATCCGCATGGAAGTCGAAGGACCAAAGCGTTTGTCCGTTCAGGCCAAAGGCCCGGGCGTAGTGACCGCTGCGGACATTTCCGAGACTGCCGGCATCGAGATCCTCAACAAAGATCACGTGATCTGCCACCTTGATGAAGGTGCCGATCTGTACATGGAACTGACCGTGAATACCGGTAAGGGCTATGTTGCGGCCGACAAGAACAAGCCAGAAGACGCACCGATTGGCATGATGGCCGTTGATGCGATCTACTCGCCTGTGAAAAAAGTCAGCTATGACGTGCAGCCGACCCGCGAAGGTCAGGTTCTGGACTATGACAAGCTGACCATGAAGGTTGAAACAGACGGGTCGCTGACCCCTGATGATGCAGTTGCTTACGCCGCGCGCATCCTGCAGGACCAGCTGTCGATCTTCGTCAACTTTGATGAGCCTGAATCGGCAACCGCTGGTGCTGACGACGACGGTCTCGAGTTCAACCCGCTTCTGTTGAAGAAAGTGGACGAGCTGGAACTGTCTGTCCGTTCGGCAAACTGCCTCAAGAACGACAACATCGTGTATATCGGCGATCTGATCCAGAAAACCGAAGCAGAAATGCTGCGCACGCCGAACTTTGGCCGCAAATCTTTGAACGAAATCAAAGAAGTGCTGTCGGGTATGGGGCTGCACCTTGGCATGGACGTTGAGGACTGGCCACCAGACAACATCGAAGATCTGGCCAAAAAGTTCGAAGACCAGTTCTAA
- the rplQ gene encoding 50S ribosomal protein L17: MRHARGYRRLNRTHEHRKALFANMAGSLIEHEQIKTTLPKAKELRRIVEKLVTLGKRGDLHARRQANAQLKQEMHTAKLFEVLGPRYAERQGGYVRIIKAGFRYGDMAPMAIIEFVDRDVDAKGAADKARLAEYEAAED; the protein is encoded by the coding sequence ATGCGTCACGCACGAGGTTACCGCCGCCTGAACCGCACACACGAGCACCGCAAGGCGCTGTTCGCGAACATGGCTGGCTCGCTCATTGAGCATGAGCAAATCAAGACAACATTGCCCAAGGCGAAAGAACTGCGCCGTATCGTTGAAAAGCTGGTCACACTTGGAAAGCGCGGCGATCTGCACGCACGCCGTCAGGCCAACGCACAGCTGAAGCAGGAAATGCACACTGCAAAACTGTTCGAAGTGCTTGGGCCACGCTACGCCGAACGTCAGGGCGGTTATGTCCGCATCATCAAAGCGGGTTTCCGTTACGGTGACATGGCGCCAATGGCGATCATCGAATTCGTCGACCGTGATGTCGATGCAAAAGGCGCGGCTGACAAGGCCCGTCTGGCCGAATACGAGGCCGCTGAGGATTAA
- a CDS encoding replication-associated recombination protein A — MADLFDSTPTDTPAGPRPLADRLRPKNLSEVIGQQQVLGPDAPLGTMLASGSLSSLIFWGPPGVGKTTIARLLAAETDLHFVQISAIFTGVPELRKVFEAAKMRRQNGKGTLLFVDEIHRFNKAQQDGFLPYMEDGTILLVGATTENPSFELNAAVLSRSQVFILTRLDLKDLELLAQRAEKELDRTLPLDGPAREALLNMADGDGRALLNLIEQVAAWKTDTKLGRDDLTKRLMKRATKYDKSGDEHYNLISALHKSVRGSDPDAALYWFARMLAGGEDPRFLARRITRMAVEDIGLADPQAQAVCLQSWETYERLGSPEGELALAQAVTYLALAPKSNATYVAYKAAVNAAKQTGSEPPPAHILNAPTTLMKEQGFGAGYAYDHDAEDGFSGQNYFPETMKRGVYYIPVDRGFERELKKRVDFFAGLRAKRGKN; from the coding sequence ATGGCCGATCTGTTTGACAGCACCCCCACCGATACCCCCGCGGGCCCCCGCCCGCTGGCGGATCGTTTGCGGCCCAAAAACCTGTCCGAGGTCATCGGCCAGCAGCAGGTGCTCGGCCCTGATGCGCCATTGGGCACGATGCTGGCTTCTGGTTCCTTATCATCGCTGATTTTCTGGGGTCCGCCTGGCGTGGGCAAAACAACGATCGCCCGCTTGCTGGCGGCCGAAACCGACCTGCATTTCGTCCAGATCAGTGCGATTTTCACCGGTGTACCGGAACTGCGCAAGGTGTTCGAGGCCGCCAAGATGCGCCGCCAGAACGGCAAGGGCACCCTGCTGTTTGTCGATGAAATCCATCGTTTCAACAAAGCCCAGCAAGACGGGTTTCTGCCGTATATGGAAGACGGGACCATTCTGCTGGTGGGTGCCACGACCGAAAACCCCAGTTTTGAGTTGAACGCCGCTGTTTTGAGCCGAAGCCAGGTTTTCATCCTCACCCGTCTTGACCTCAAAGACCTCGAACTGCTTGCCCAACGGGCCGAAAAGGAACTGGATCGTACCTTGCCGCTTGACGGCCCCGCGCGCGAGGCGCTGTTGAACATGGCCGATGGCGATGGTCGCGCCCTTTTGAACCTGATTGAGCAGGTGGCGGCGTGGAAAACCGACACCAAACTGGGCCGCGATGACCTGACCAAACGCCTGATGAAGCGTGCGACGAAATACGACAAATCCGGTGATGAACATTACAATCTGATCAGTGCGCTGCATAAATCCGTGCGCGGCTCGGACCCTGATGCAGCGCTTTACTGGTTTGCGCGTATGCTGGCAGGGGGCGAGGACCCACGGTTTCTTGCGCGGCGCATCACGCGCATGGCGGTTGAGGATATCGGCCTTGCTGATCCACAGGCGCAAGCGGTGTGTCTGCAATCATGGGAAACCTACGAGCGCCTCGGATCGCCAGAGGGCGAGTTGGCGCTGGCGCAGGCGGTGACCTATCTGGCCCTCGCGCCGAAATCGAACGCCACCTATGTGGCCTATAAGGCGGCAGTGAATGCGGCCAAACAGACAGGGTCGGAACCACCCCCTGCGCATATCTTGAACGCGCCGACCACTTTGATGAAAGAGCAGGGCTTTGGCGCGGGGTATGCCTATGACCACGATGCCGAGGACGGGTTTAGTGGCCAGAACTATTTCCCCGAAACGATGAAGCGCGGCGTCTATTACATCCCCGTGGATCGCGGGTTCGAGCGTGAGCTGAAAAAGCGCGTTGATTTCTTTGCCGGACTGCGTGCCAAACGGGGCAAGAATTGA
- a CDS encoding fluoride efflux transporter FluC, giving the protein MMTPVISVALGGAIGSVLRYVVGLTVAFPLGTLTVNVVGSFAIGMIWVHLADRGLQHWLPFVMTGLLGGFTTFSAFTLDALRLFEEGRFTTAGVYIAGSVILSLMACGLGLWLAKGMTT; this is encoded by the coding sequence ATGATGACACCTGTAATCTCTGTGGCCCTCGGTGGGGCGATCGGCTCTGTGCTGCGCTATGTGGTCGGTTTGACCGTGGCGTTTCCATTGGGCACGCTGACGGTCAATGTAGTCGGGTCCTTTGCCATTGGCATGATCTGGGTGCATCTGGCGGATCGCGGTCTGCAGCATTGGCTGCCCTTTGTGATGACGGGGCTTTTGGGTGGTTTCACCACCTTTTCTGCTTTTACGTTGGACGCATTGCGTCTGTTCGAAGAGGGGCGTTTCACCACTGCAGGTGTCTATATCGCGGGCTCGGTGATTTTGTCTTTGATGGCCTGCGGGCTGGGTCTGTGGCTTGCCAAAGGAATGACGACATGA
- a CDS encoding RluA family pseudouridine synthase — protein MSGVQTRVIGPDDGDQRLDRYLRRLFPHLTQGRIEKMCRKGELRVDGGRVKSNTRLDIGQKVRIPPLPTEEEAAAAANLAKRGVTKADAKLIQSCVIYKDDHIIAINKPHGLATQGGTNTTRHVDGLAEALMFDYDEKPRLVHRLDKDTSGVLLLARTRMMAKQLTENLKHRETRKIYWAAVAGVPHPRAGTIKYGLVKASGHGRGGENEKMRCVHPRDLDSVEGAKRATSDYAVMDTLASRASWCALVPITGRTHQLRAHMAEIGHPIIGDGKYGGSSQENLGDGWGAGMGSEIGRKLHLHARSLTIEHPATGAILHITAPLPEHMQNTWDFVGWVVGHAPVDPFNMPDE, from the coding sequence ATGAGTGGCGTACAAACGCGGGTGATCGGCCCTGATGACGGCGACCAGCGGCTAGACCGCTATCTGCGCCGTCTGTTCCCGCATCTGACCCAAGGGCGGATCGAAAAGATGTGCCGCAAAGGCGAGCTGCGTGTTGATGGCGGGCGGGTGAAATCGAACACGCGTCTGGATATTGGGCAAAAGGTACGGATTCCGCCTTTGCCAACCGAGGAAGAGGCCGCTGCGGCGGCCAACCTTGCCAAGCGTGGTGTCACCAAAGCGGATGCCAAGCTGATCCAGTCCTGCGTCATCTACAAAGATGACCATATCATTGCCATCAACAAGCCGCATGGTTTGGCCACCCAAGGTGGCACAAACACCACCCGCCATGTGGACGGATTGGCCGAGGCTTTGATGTTTGATTACGACGAAAAGCCGCGTTTGGTGCATCGTCTGGATAAGGATACGTCCGGTGTTCTGCTGCTGGCGCGCACCCGCATGATGGCTAAGCAATTGACCGAGAACCTCAAGCACCGCGAGACGCGCAAGATTTACTGGGCCGCCGTCGCAGGCGTGCCGCACCCGCGTGCAGGGACGATCAAATACGGGCTGGTGAAAGCGTCCGGTCATGGCCGTGGCGGCGAGAATGAAAAGATGCGCTGTGTGCATCCGCGTGATTTGGACAGTGTTGAGGGCGCCAAGCGTGCGACCAGTGATTATGCCGTGATGGATACGCTTGCCAGCCGCGCATCATGGTGTGCTTTGGTGCCGATTACGGGGCGCACACACCAGTTGCGCGCGCATATGGCCGAGATTGGCCATCCGATTATCGGTGATGGCAAATATGGCGGATCCAGTCAGGAAAACCTTGGCGATGGTTGGGGCGCAGGGATGGGAAGCGAGATTGGCCGCAAGTTGCATTTGCATGCGCGCAGCCTGACGATCGAACACCCTGCCACGGGGGCGATCCTGCACATCACAGCGCCTTTGCCAGAGCATATGCAAAACACGTGGGATTTCGTGGGCTGGGTTGTCGGCCACGCGCCCGTTGACCCGTTCAATATGCCGGATGAGTGA
- a CDS encoding HAD-IA family hydrolase: MSDLRLVIFDVDGTLVDSQAEILAAMALAFQAEGMALPERETVLSIVGLSLAEAFQVLCPDSDETRRARMVAAYKDGFMTLRSQDKEMGPLFDGAREALDELRAQDHTLLAVATGKSRRGLDKVLERHGLTGVFHSEQVADHHPSKPNPSMILTALNETGVMPHKAVMLGDTTFDMDMARAAGIKKIGVTWGYHPAETLQPDAMIDDFAALSGVVDQLIGY; this comes from the coding sequence ATGAGTGATCTGCGGCTGGTGATCTTTGACGTCGACGGAACGCTCGTCGACAGTCAGGCCGAGATTCTGGCCGCGATGGCGCTCGCGTTTCAAGCCGAGGGTATGGCGCTGCCAGAGCGCGAGACGGTCCTGTCGATTGTTGGATTATCACTGGCCGAGGCTTTTCAGGTGTTGTGTCCTGATTCGGATGAGACGCGTCGTGCCCGTATGGTTGCGGCCTACAAAGACGGTTTCATGACCTTGCGCTCTCAAGACAAGGAGATGGGTCCGCTTTTTGATGGCGCGCGTGAGGCGCTAGATGAATTGCGCGCGCAGGATCACACGCTCTTGGCCGTGGCGACGGGCAAGTCGCGGAGAGGGCTTGATAAGGTGTTGGAACGGCACGGGCTGACGGGGGTGTTCCATTCCGAACAGGTGGCGGACCACCATCCGTCAAAACCCAACCCCTCGATGATTCTGACGGCCCTGAATGAAACCGGCGTCATGCCGCATAAGGCTGTGATGTTGGGTGATACGACGTTCGACATGGATATGGCGCGCGCGGCAGGTATCAAAAAGATCGGGGTTACTTGGGGCTATCATCCCGCAGAAACACTGCAACCCGATGCAATGATTGATGACTTTGCAGCGCTCTCGGGTGTTGTGGACCAATTGATAGGCTATTGA
- a CDS encoding ATP12 family chaperone protein, with protein MSDWQPKRFWKQAQAEVCEGGFTVLLDGRPVRTPAKAPLAVPTHAMADAIAKEWDAQEKVIDPRTMPVTRGANAAIDKVRTQREEVIAMLAEYGDSDLLCYRAAGPEGLIQKQADAWDPMLDWAADALGVRLAVGEGVMHVAQNPEALGKLRDELAVFDEFALAAVHDLISLSGSLILALGVTREVIAVERAWLLSRVDEHWQIAQWGEDEEATAAEAIKRRAFEDAARFYRFSLT; from the coding sequence ATGAGTGACTGGCAACCAAAGCGGTTTTGGAAACAGGCGCAGGCCGAGGTCTGTGAGGGCGGTTTTACGGTATTGCTTGACGGGCGTCCGGTGCGGACACCCGCGAAAGCGCCGCTTGCTGTGCCGACCCACGCGATGGCCGACGCGATTGCAAAAGAGTGGGACGCGCAGGAAAAGGTGATTGATCCGCGCACTATGCCTGTGACCCGCGGTGCGAACGCCGCAATCGACAAAGTCCGCACGCAACGTGAAGAAGTCATTGCGATGCTGGCAGAATATGGCGACAGCGATCTGCTCTGCTATCGCGCAGCGGGGCCCGAGGGCCTGATCCAGAAGCAGGCCGACGCGTGGGATCCGATGCTGGACTGGGCGGCGGACGCACTGGGTGTGCGGCTTGCCGTCGGCGAGGGTGTGATGCATGTCGCGCAAAACCCAGAGGCGCTTGGCAAGCTGCGCGATGAGCTTGCGGTGTTCGATGAATTCGCCTTGGCCGCAGTCCACGATCTGATCAGCCTTTCGGGCTCTTTGATCCTCGCACTCGGGGTGACGCGCGAGGTGATCGCGGTTGAAAGGGCATGGTTGCTTTCACGCGTAGATGAGCATTGGCAAATCGCGCAATGGGGCGAAGACGAAGAGGCCACCGCCGCCGAAGCGATCAAACGGCGGGCCTTTGAGGATGCCGCACGGTTTTACAGGTTTTCACTGACCTAA